In a single window of the Megalobrama amblycephala isolate DHTTF-2021 linkage group LG3, ASM1881202v1, whole genome shotgun sequence genome:
- the eif4a1a gene encoding eukaryotic translation initiation factor 4A1A isoform X1, which yields MIYLIITNIFLPSAFQKLALSAVLARSFSRCSRLVKSVFFHHVVPRDNGPEGMEPDGIIESNWKEIVDSFDDMNLREALLRGIYAYGFEKPSAIQQRAILPCIKGYDVIAQAQSGTGKTATFAISILQQVDVELKATQAMVLAPTRELAQQIQKVVLALGDYMGATCHACIGGTNVRTDVQKLQADVPHIVVGTPGRVFDMLNRRYLSPKYIKMFALDEADEMLSRGFKDQIYEIFQKLATDTQVILLSATMPQEVLEVTTKFMRDPIRILVKKEELTLEGIRQFYINVEKEEWKLDTLCDLYETLTITQAVIFINTRRKVDWLTEKMHARDFTVSALHGDMEQKERDIIMKEFRSGSSRVLITTDLLARGIDVQQVSLVINYDLPTNRENYIHRIGRGGRFGRKGVAINMITEDDKRTLRDIETFYNTTVEEMPMNVADLI from the exons ATGATTTATTTGATAATAACGAATATTTTTCTTCCATCGGCGTTTCAAAAACTAGCATTATCAGCCGTTTTGGCACGTTCGTTCTCTCGCTGTTCCCGCCTCGTAAAAAGTGTGTTTTTTCACCATGTAGT ACCCAGAGACAATGGCCCTGAGGGGATGGAGCCAGATGGTATCATTGAG AGTAACTGGAAGGAGATTGTTGATAGTTTTGATGATATGAACCTGCGAGAGGCTCTTCTCAGAGGAATCTATGCTTACGGTTTTGAGAAACCTTCTGCCATTCAGCAGAGGGCAATTCTCCCTTGTATCAAGG GTTATGATGTCATTGCACAGGCTCAGTCTGGCACAGGAAAGACGGCCACATTTGCTATCTCCATTCTGCAGCAGGTAGATGTGGAGCTGAAGGCTACACAAGCTATGGTTCTGGCTCCTACCAGAGAGCTGGCTCAGCAG ATTCAGAAGGTTGTCCTGGCTCTTGGAGACTACATGGGGGCAACCTGCCATGCCTGCATTGGTGGCACTAATGTCCGTACTGATGTTCAGAAGCTTCAGGCTGATGTGCCCCACATAGTGGTTGGGACCCCTGGCCGTGTGTTTGACATGCTTAACCGCAGATATCTCT CTCCTAAATATATAAAGATGTTTGCACTGGATGAGGCAGATGAAATGTTGAGCCGTGGTTTCAAGGACCAAATCTATGAGATCTTTCAGAAGTTGGCCACAGATACTCAG gtGATTCTTTTGTCTGCCACCATGCCTCAGGAGGTGCTGGAGGTGACTACAAAGTTCATGAGAGATCCTATTCGTATCCTAGTTAAGAAAGAAGAGCTGACCCTTGAGGGTATCCGGCAGTTCTACATCAATGTTGAGAAGGAG GAGTGGAAGTTGGACACATTGTGTGATCTTTACGAAACCCTGACCATCACTCAGGCTGTAATCTTCATCAACACCCGCCGGAAGGTGGACTGGCTGACTGAGAAAATGCATGCGAGGGACTTCACTGTTTCTGCGCTG CATGGTGACATGGAGCAGAAGGAGAGGGACATCATCATGAAAGAGTTCCGTTCTGGCTCCAGCCGAGTCCTCATCACTACCGACCTGCTG GCAAGAGGCATTGATGTGCAGCAGGTTTCTCTGGTTATCAACTATGACCTTCCAACCAACAGGGAGAACTATATTCACAG aaTCGGCCGTGGTGGACGTTTTGGTAGAAAGGGCGTCGCTATCAACATGATTACCGAAGATGACAAGCGCACGCTCCGAGACATTGAAACCTTCTACAATACTACTGTGGAGGAAATGCCCATGAACGTTGCTGATCTGATCTAA
- the senp3b gene encoding sentrin-specific protease 3b, producing the protein MRDSGGSLAQNRWQGELSLTVSQEASSVGGMGGGLMDPNSPPNATSPIHLKLGHKEQIWTGEYIEPVEVDEEAGFDENEEDMEEEEQDEEEIDSDCAPWEEKDEVEDWQMPFESQPQVMLANNYRQQVSSREGEAKFKARDFPENPFQIRLHGLRQQRLKRWRRLRSSARLRNRLVQNWKTWRQRAQWVGTLGYRRARRWRQYSLIASKRREQGCDTLGSSQIGLETTSGGEKEKQFFGFSGYHGDSQSNSAVTGVREYLSIPVKPTTQKMEMVLLEEHRAYVQGLLDEYLRKYGSLIPVHSDDIVEELQGVFNEDFSQPHRKVVVQHLIQVYQRSPGTAMVKGFRVNYKRHVLTMDDLSTLYGQNWLNDQVMNMYGDLVMDSVPEKVHFFNSFFYDKLRTKGYDGVKRWTKNVDIFQKDLLLIPIHLEVHWSLVSVDIKRRSITYFDSQRTLNRRCPKHIFKYLQAEAMIKDKKDFLTGWKGFFKMNVGRQNNDSDCGAFVLQYCKCLALGQPFTFRQQDMPKLRRLMYKELCHCKLSL; encoded by the exons ATGAGAGACAGTGGTGGAAGCCTGGCTCAGAACCGCTGGCAAGGGGAACTCTCCTTGACTGTGAGCCAGGAGGCCAGCAGTGTTGGAGGCATGGGAGGTGGTCTAATGGATCCGAACTCTCCTCCCAACGCCACCAGCCCTATTCACCTCAAACTAGGTCACAAGGAGCAAATCTGGACTGGAGAGTACATAGAACCAGTAGAAGTTGATGAAGAGGCTGGATTTGATGAGAATGAAGAAGATATGGAAGAGGAAGAACAGGATGAGGAAGAGATTGATTCTGATTGTGCCCCGTGGGAAGAGAAAGATGAAGTAGAAGACTGGCAAATGCCATTTGAATCACAACCGCAAGTTATGCTCGCTAATAACTATCGGCAGCAGGTATCCTCGCGCGAAGGGGAGGCCAAATTCAAAGCTAGAGACTTTCCCGAGAATCCCTTCCAGATTCGGCTTCATGGACTTAGGCAGCAAAGACTGAAGCGCTGGCGAAGACTACGGTCTAGTGCAAGGCTACGCAACCGGCTCGTGCAGAATTGGAAAACGTGGAGACAGCGGGCGCAGTGGGTCGGCACCTTAGGGTATCGACGGGCAAGGAGGTGGCGCCAGTATAGCCTAATTGCCAGCAAGAGACGAGAACAGGGATGTGACACCTTGGGGTCATCACAAATAGGTTTGGAGACAACAAGTGGAGGAGAAAAAG AAAAGCAGTTTTTTGGTTTCAGTGGTTATCATGGGGATTCTCAGTCAAATTCAGCAGTCACTGGGGTTCGGGAATACCTTTCAATACCCGTGAAGCCCACCACTCAAAAGATGGAGATGGTCCTATTGGAGGAGCACAGGGCTTATGTCCAAG gTCTTCTTGATGAATACCTTCGAAAGTATGGAAGTCTAATTCCTGTACATTCAGATGATATTGTAGAGGAACTGCAGGGCGTCTTTAATGAGGACTTCTCTCAGCCTCACAG GAAAGTTGTGGTGCAACATTTAATTCAGGTTTACCAGAGGTCTCCAGGGACTGCCATGGTGAAAGGGTTCCGGGTGAATTACAAGCGTCATGTTCTCACTATGGATGATCTTAGCACCCTCTATGGACAGAATTGGCTCAATGACCAG GTCATGAACATGTATGGAGACCTTGTGATGGATTCAGTGCCTGaaaag GTACACTTCTTCAACAGTTTCTTTTATGACAAGTTGAGGACCAAAGGTTATGATGGAGTGAAACGGTGGACAAAGAAT GTGGACATCTTCCAGAAGGATCTTTTGTTGATTCCCATTCATTTAGAAGTGCACTGGTCACTGGTCTCGGTTGATATTAAACGGCGCTCCATCACATACTTCGATTCTCAGCGAACTCTAAATCGCCGTTGCCCCAAG catatttttaaatacctGCAGGCAGAAGCCATGATAAAAGACAAGAAAGACTTTCTCACAGGGTGGAAAGGGTTTTTTAAAATG AATGTTGGCCGACAGAATAATGACAGTGACTGTGGTGCATTTGTCCTGCAG TACTGCAAGTGTCTCGCATTGGGTCAGCCCTTCACCTTCCGTCAACAGGACATGCccaagctgaggagacttatgTACAAAGAACTGTGTCATTGCAAGCTCTCACTGTGA
- the eif4a1a gene encoding eukaryotic translation initiation factor 4A1A isoform X2, with amino-acid sequence MSSEHEDRPRDNGPEGMEPDGIIESNWKEIVDSFDDMNLREALLRGIYAYGFEKPSAIQQRAILPCIKGYDVIAQAQSGTGKTATFAISILQQVDVELKATQAMVLAPTRELAQQIQKVVLALGDYMGATCHACIGGTNVRTDVQKLQADVPHIVVGTPGRVFDMLNRRYLSPKYIKMFALDEADEMLSRGFKDQIYEIFQKLATDTQVILLSATMPQEVLEVTTKFMRDPIRILVKKEELTLEGIRQFYINVEKEEWKLDTLCDLYETLTITQAVIFINTRRKVDWLTEKMHARDFTVSALHGDMEQKERDIIMKEFRSGSSRVLITTDLLARGIDVQQVSLVINYDLPTNRENYIHRIGRGGRFGRKGVAINMITEDDKRTLRDIETFYNTTVEEMPMNVADLI; translated from the exons ATGTCGTCTGAACATGAAGATAG ACCCAGAGACAATGGCCCTGAGGGGATGGAGCCAGATGGTATCATTGAG AGTAACTGGAAGGAGATTGTTGATAGTTTTGATGATATGAACCTGCGAGAGGCTCTTCTCAGAGGAATCTATGCTTACGGTTTTGAGAAACCTTCTGCCATTCAGCAGAGGGCAATTCTCCCTTGTATCAAGG GTTATGATGTCATTGCACAGGCTCAGTCTGGCACAGGAAAGACGGCCACATTTGCTATCTCCATTCTGCAGCAGGTAGATGTGGAGCTGAAGGCTACACAAGCTATGGTTCTGGCTCCTACCAGAGAGCTGGCTCAGCAG ATTCAGAAGGTTGTCCTGGCTCTTGGAGACTACATGGGGGCAACCTGCCATGCCTGCATTGGTGGCACTAATGTCCGTACTGATGTTCAGAAGCTTCAGGCTGATGTGCCCCACATAGTGGTTGGGACCCCTGGCCGTGTGTTTGACATGCTTAACCGCAGATATCTCT CTCCTAAATATATAAAGATGTTTGCACTGGATGAGGCAGATGAAATGTTGAGCCGTGGTTTCAAGGACCAAATCTATGAGATCTTTCAGAAGTTGGCCACAGATACTCAG gtGATTCTTTTGTCTGCCACCATGCCTCAGGAGGTGCTGGAGGTGACTACAAAGTTCATGAGAGATCCTATTCGTATCCTAGTTAAGAAAGAAGAGCTGACCCTTGAGGGTATCCGGCAGTTCTACATCAATGTTGAGAAGGAG GAGTGGAAGTTGGACACATTGTGTGATCTTTACGAAACCCTGACCATCACTCAGGCTGTAATCTTCATCAACACCCGCCGGAAGGTGGACTGGCTGACTGAGAAAATGCATGCGAGGGACTTCACTGTTTCTGCGCTG CATGGTGACATGGAGCAGAAGGAGAGGGACATCATCATGAAAGAGTTCCGTTCTGGCTCCAGCCGAGTCCTCATCACTACCGACCTGCTG GCAAGAGGCATTGATGTGCAGCAGGTTTCTCTGGTTATCAACTATGACCTTCCAACCAACAGGGAGAACTATATTCACAG aaTCGGCCGTGGTGGACGTTTTGGTAGAAAGGGCGTCGCTATCAACATGATTACCGAAGATGACAAGCGCACGCTCCGAGACATTGAAACCTTCTACAATACTACTGTGGAGGAAATGCCCATGAACGTTGCTGATCTGATCTAA